A window of the Diabrotica undecimpunctata isolate CICGRU chromosome 1, icDiaUnde3, whole genome shotgun sequence genome harbors these coding sequences:
- the mRpL49 gene encoding large ribosomal subunit protein mL49 gives MSLRYSLTGLVNKRLLYVANNLIYQIRLGSYQSSPYLEDVGEVNTKYEISKDPEEWKYVERALPPTMIPEPIQKDKYPSGWKPQAENLLDRPYFIQRTKNHMLPVYLDVTQRGLRRHTIIRKIQGDINLLEKELLQFLQPQSFQPIRSQVHEFAGFIRMNGDFVNAVKYFLEKRQF, from the exons atgtctCTTAGGTATAGTTTAACAGGACTAGTTAATAAGAGATTACTTTATGTTGCCAATAAC TTGATATACCAAATTAGACTTGGCAGCTACCAATCATCACCTTATCTAGAAGACGTGGGCGAAGTAAACACCAAATATGAAATATCGAAAGACCCAGAGGAATGGAAGTATGTGGAACGAGCGCTACCACCAACAATGATTCCAGAACCCATTCAGAAAGATAAGTATCCCTCAGGATGGAAGCCACAAGCTGAAAACTTACTAGATAGACCATATTTTatacaaagaacaaaaaatcacATGCTTCCAGTTTACCTGGATGTAACACAAAGGGGATTAAGAAGACATACAATTATCAGAAAAATACAAGGTGATATCAATTTGTTAGAAAAAGAGTTATTGCAATTTTTGCAGCCACAATCATTTCAGCCTATCAGGAGTCAAGTACATGAATTCGCTGGATTTATTAGGATGAATGGTGACTTTGTAAATGCTGTGAAATACTTTTTAgaaaaaagacaattttaa